One window of the Rufibacter radiotolerans genome contains the following:
- a CDS encoding GumC family protein has product MTSTTPTTPDDNLHASFAYKFVPFWPLFAVLISLSLAGAWVYLNYIAVPLYETSATIIIKDEKKGVDESRMTQSIDAFTSNNIVENEIKVIQSRALMQQVVDKLHLYVPVFEEEKFREIPAYATSPIQIELRYPEEAQEREKIHFTYLASQNKVKINTKKYPLDTWVKTPYGVMKFTRNAHQTASTENTLFFSIVAPKRAIDEISRNLNIQAENKLSTAVNFSLKDPSPERGEAILNNLIEAYNQVAIIKRNKLAANTLDFVEKRIKMVGKELAELENKVVRYKSTQRVVNLSEQGRVFLNNVGENDRSIAEINQQLAVLDKVQRYIVLKGNSDGIVPSTLGINDPVLSQLLNKLYESEMMYQRLKKTTAENNPILVSVVDEIEKLRPSILENIQNQRVALQASRANLSSTSSQYNAVLQTIPKKERELLEISRQLETKNNAYNFLLQKREETVLSYAPTAEDTRIVDMAQSSMGPVSPRPLYLYLIAAMMACVFGVALVSGSELLKGKLLFRSEIEKHTNAPIVAELAFVKNNEPGPFKAPTEAFTIEQFRQLRASLGLYGRTFTKKKIMVTSNIPGEGKTFVSTNLAYSLATSGKKVVLMDFDLMKAATTSRFDMEHQHGLIEFLKGEATPQSIIHHTDFDNLFVVPAGIEIGDHTELLLNGQLESLFAYVEMEFDYIIVDTPPIDIVTGASLLAEYCNITLLVMRHSYTPKRILQGLAMSNKIKLLNNVAIVFNGVKPRGLFDKHYGYGYGYGHEYNYGEKAYQAYKTRAKA; this is encoded by the coding sequence ATGACTAGTACTACACCTACCACCCCAGACGATAATTTACACGCTTCCTTTGCGTATAAATTTGTTCCTTTCTGGCCCTTGTTTGCTGTGTTGATCAGCCTCTCCTTGGCAGGGGCCTGGGTTTACCTGAACTATATTGCAGTTCCGCTATATGAGACATCAGCCACCATTATCATCAAAGATGAAAAGAAGGGGGTAGATGAATCCAGAATGACCCAATCCATTGATGCTTTCACCTCTAACAACATTGTAGAGAACGAGATCAAGGTCATTCAATCAAGGGCCTTAATGCAGCAAGTGGTTGATAAACTGCACCTCTATGTTCCGGTGTTTGAAGAGGAGAAATTCAGGGAAATCCCGGCGTACGCCACCTCCCCTATCCAAATAGAGTTAAGGTATCCTGAGGAAGCGCAGGAAAGGGAGAAGATCCATTTCACTTACTTGGCCTCCCAGAACAAGGTAAAAATAAACACCAAAAAATATCCCCTGGACACGTGGGTCAAAACCCCTTATGGGGTAATGAAGTTCACCAGAAACGCCCACCAGACTGCTTCCACTGAAAACACCCTGTTCTTCTCCATTGTAGCCCCCAAACGGGCCATAGATGAGATAAGCCGTAACCTGAACATACAGGCAGAAAACAAACTGTCTACCGCCGTCAATTTCTCCCTGAAAGACCCGTCTCCGGAGAGAGGGGAAGCCATTCTCAATAACCTTATTGAGGCGTACAACCAGGTGGCCATTATCAAGCGAAACAAGCTGGCGGCCAATACCCTTGACTTTGTAGAGAAAAGGATCAAGATGGTAGGCAAAGAACTGGCCGAGCTGGAGAACAAGGTGGTGCGGTACAAATCCACGCAAAGGGTGGTGAACCTGAGTGAACAGGGAAGAGTATTCCTCAACAACGTGGGCGAGAATGACCGCAGCATTGCCGAGATCAACCAACAATTGGCGGTTCTGGACAAGGTACAGCGGTATATTGTGCTCAAAGGCAACTCAGATGGCATTGTCCCTTCCACGTTAGGCATTAATGATCCTGTACTGTCGCAGCTTTTAAACAAGCTGTATGAGTCTGAAATGATGTACCAGCGCCTGAAGAAGACCACCGCAGAGAACAACCCTATTCTGGTATCGGTGGTAGACGAAATTGAGAAACTACGGCCCAGCATCTTAGAGAACATCCAGAACCAGCGGGTTGCCTTGCAAGCCAGCCGAGCCAACCTGTCCAGCACCAGCAGCCAGTACAACGCCGTTTTACAGACCATTCCTAAAAAGGAAAGGGAATTGCTTGAGATAAGCCGCCAACTAGAAACCAAAAACAACGCCTATAACTTCCTTTTGCAGAAAAGGGAGGAAACCGTTCTGTCTTATGCCCCTACCGCCGAAGACACCAGAATAGTTGATATGGCCCAATCTTCCATGGGCCCGGTAAGCCCCAGACCCCTGTACCTGTACCTGATTGCAGCCATGATGGCCTGCGTGTTTGGGGTGGCTCTGGTATCTGGCAGTGAGTTGCTCAAAGGCAAACTGTTGTTCAGGTCAGAGATTGAGAAACACACCAATGCCCCTATTGTGGCAGAACTGGCCTTTGTCAAAAACAATGAGCCTGGCCCCTTCAAGGCGCCTACAGAAGCCTTCACTATTGAGCAGTTCAGGCAATTGCGGGCCTCCCTGGGTCTTTACGGCCGCACGTTCACCAAGAAGAAAATCATGGTCACTTCCAACATACCAGGAGAAGGCAAGACCTTTGTGAGCACCAACCTGGCGTACAGTCTGGCCACTTCCGGCAAGAAGGTAGTACTAATGGACTTTGACCTGATGAAAGCCGCTACCACTTCCCGGTTTGATATGGAGCACCAACACGGCCTTATTGAATTCCTGAAGGGAGAAGCCACTCCGCAGAGCATTATCCACCACACTGACTTTGACAACCTGTTTGTGGTACCCGCGGGCATTGAGATTGGCGACCACACTGAGCTGCTGCTGAATGGCCAATTGGAAAGCCTGTTTGCCTACGTTGAGATGGAGTTTGACTATATAATTGTGGACACTCCTCCCATAGATATTGTCACAGGCGCCTCCCTGCTGGCAGAGTACTGCAACATTACGCTTCTGGTCATGCGGCATTCCTATACCCCAAAAAGGATCTTGCAAGGCCTGGCCATGAGCAACAAAATAAAACTGCTGAACAACGTTGCCATTGTATTCAATGGCGTGAAGCCAAGAGGCTTGTTTGACAAGCATTATGGCTACGGCTATGGCTACGGGCATGAATACAACTATGGTGAGAAAGCCTACCAGGCTTATAAGACCAGAGCAAAAGCATAA
- a CDS encoding glycosyltransferase: MRVLFVCSGNSRTFDIVPFIKEQGESLRKVGAQVDYFPVVGKGIMGYLKAGLRLRKFLKNNSYDLIHAHFTLSGWSAVIGAGKTPVVLSLMGSDAYGEYIGVNKIQLSSWLNIFLTYLIQPFVTAIISKSANIDQHVYLKHKSHIIPNGVNLKKFSPSPQDYREELALDNSKQQVLFLGNKTNIRKNFPLAKKALDLLNLPEVELINPFPVAHDAIPKYLNSVHVLVVPSLMEGSPNVVKEAMACNCPIVATDMGDVKWVMGETAGCYVSSFEPADVADKIRQALEFSENMNRTKGEERLKELGLDSETIAQRVKAVYEEALSRSVSAIYQPSVQLDHELS, from the coding sequence ATGAGAGTCCTTTTTGTTTGCAGCGGTAATAGTAGAACCTTTGACATTGTTCCCTTCATCAAAGAACAGGGTGAATCTCTCCGTAAGGTTGGTGCCCAGGTAGATTATTTCCCGGTTGTGGGCAAAGGGATCATGGGTTATCTAAAAGCTGGGCTAAGGCTCCGCAAGTTTTTAAAGAACAACTCCTATGACCTTATCCATGCCCACTTTACACTTTCTGGTTGGTCTGCGGTCATTGGTGCCGGCAAAACACCCGTGGTCCTGTCCTTAATGGGGTCTGACGCCTATGGGGAGTATATTGGGGTTAACAAAATTCAACTGAGCAGTTGGTTAAACATTTTCCTGACCTATCTTATTCAGCCCTTTGTTACGGCTATCATTTCCAAATCTGCCAATATAGACCAGCACGTCTACTTAAAGCACAAATCCCATATTATTCCTAACGGAGTAAACCTTAAAAAATTCAGCCCCTCCCCGCAAGATTACCGGGAGGAACTTGCGCTGGATAACAGCAAACAACAGGTCCTCTTTCTAGGCAACAAAACCAACATCAGAAAGAACTTCCCATTAGCCAAAAAGGCCCTGGACCTGCTAAACCTGCCTGAGGTAGAACTTATCAATCCATTCCCGGTTGCGCATGATGCCATACCCAAATACCTGAATTCGGTTCATGTGCTGGTGGTACCCTCTCTCATGGAAGGGTCCCCCAACGTGGTAAAAGAAGCCATGGCTTGCAACTGCCCTATTGTGGCTACAGACATGGGCGATGTGAAATGGGTGATGGGCGAAACGGCAGGATGCTACGTCTCTTCTTTTGAGCCAGCAGATGTAGCTGACAAAATACGCCAGGCCCTGGAATTCTCAGAAAACATGAACCGCACTAAAGGGGAAGAACGCCTGAAAGAATTGGGCTTAGACTCAGAAACTATTGCCCAACGAGTGAAAGCAGTTTATGAAGAGGCACTTTCCAGATCTGTGTCTGCCATCTATCAGCCATCAGTGCAATTAGACCACGAGTTAAGTTGA
- a CDS encoding WecB/TagA/CpsF family glycosyltransferase, with translation MEKLFGYNLYLKDRSTLIQELKTRISENKVSTIVSLNTLKLYQGSRDSNLEKIFQSGTHTIPDGQSIVFAEYLVHGHKISSISGAELMVELIKESSLSGYKIFFLGSPQELLDRVHLKIAQDYPQLLDKVAYQNGYYNVEQEEANVVSRIASFAPDFLFVAFGSPRKEEFIIKYHNQLNANVIMGVGGSYEYFVGDVKLDSLTKRLGLRWLVRTIQDPQRLAKRYAICNSYFLLALFKEMFKSKKNQEAYA, from the coding sequence ATGGAAAAGCTATTTGGTTATAACCTTTACCTCAAAGACAGAAGCACGCTTATTCAGGAGCTCAAAACCAGGATTTCTGAGAATAAGGTATCTACTATTGTCTCTTTGAATACCCTTAAGCTATACCAGGGCTCCAGAGACTCTAACCTTGAAAAGATATTCCAGTCTGGCACGCATACCATACCAGATGGCCAATCCATCGTGTTTGCTGAATATCTGGTGCACGGACACAAAATCTCCTCTATCTCTGGTGCAGAGCTTATGGTGGAGCTAATCAAAGAGTCAAGCTTATCTGGGTATAAAATTTTCTTCCTGGGCTCTCCTCAAGAACTGCTGGACAGAGTGCACCTGAAGATTGCACAGGACTACCCTCAGTTGTTAGATAAGGTGGCCTACCAAAATGGCTACTATAATGTAGAGCAAGAAGAAGCCAATGTTGTTTCCAGAATTGCCTCTTTTGCCCCTGACTTCTTATTTGTAGCCTTTGGCTCCCCCAGAAAGGAAGAGTTTATCATCAAATACCATAACCAGCTTAATGCCAATGTAATTATGGGTGTTGGGGGTAGCTATGAATATTTTGTAGGAGACGTCAAACTGGACTCCCTTACCAAAAGATTGGGCTTACGGTGGCTGGTTAGAACGATTCAGGACCCTCAAAGGCTTGCCAAACGCTACGCCATTTGCAACTCTTACTTTTTACTCGCCCTTTTTAAGGAAATGTTCAAGAGCAAAAAGAACCAGGAAGCATACGCTTAA
- a CDS encoding polysaccharide biosynthesis/export family protein, translating into MVYFNDVEDSVIPTEVKAIEPLIQKNDLLSISVSSLNPEASKIFNSPNESDAQSVNMAAGRSTSVSGYLVNSDGYIQFPILGNIKAAGLTKKQLRDEISKNLVNRKLLLDPIINIRYLNYKVTVLGEVAHPTVVNAPSEKITLLEALGLAGDLTIYAKRHNVMVIREEEGKKIVKRINLNSKDFFTSPYYYLQSNDIVYVEPDKAKVASANPARQWLPLVFSGLTVVIVAMDRLLN; encoded by the coding sequence GTGGTCTACTTTAATGACGTGGAAGACTCCGTCATTCCAACAGAAGTCAAAGCAATAGAACCCTTAATTCAGAAAAACGACCTGCTTAGTATTTCTGTCAGTAGCCTTAACCCAGAAGCCAGTAAGATCTTCAACAGCCCCAATGAAAGCGATGCACAATCTGTGAACATGGCGGCTGGGCGAAGCACTAGTGTTTCGGGGTATTTAGTGAACTCAGACGGCTATATCCAGTTCCCTATTTTGGGCAATATTAAAGCTGCGGGCCTTACCAAAAAGCAACTGAGAGATGAGATCTCCAAAAACCTGGTGAACCGGAAACTGTTACTTGACCCTATCATTAACATAAGGTACCTAAACTACAAAGTAACCGTGCTAGGCGAAGTAGCACACCCCACGGTGGTAAACGCGCCTAGTGAGAAAATTACCCTATTAGAGGCTCTAGGCCTTGCCGGAGACCTCACTATCTATGCAAAGAGGCACAATGTGATGGTGATCAGGGAAGAAGAGGGGAAGAAGATAGTGAAGAGGATCAACCTGAATTCAAAAGACTTTTTCACCTCTCCTTACTACTACCTGCAATCAAATGACATTGTCTATGTAGAACCAGACAAAGCGAAAGTTGCTTCGGCTAACCCGGCCAGACAATGGCTGCCTTTAGTCTTTAGCGGACTTACCGTAGTGATAGTAGCAATGGACCGTTTATTGAATTAA
- a CDS encoding AAA family ATPase: MDSITEITSGIKPTSIHSSFVPLSHPATIVELAGPPGAGKTTVCRHLSGLLKEKDLQVLTLQDVKDHIQSLSLYRKLLLFTTTLFSTGHLLFSYSLSLVAQRIFSASSIYRYVRLSIFNTALQQIIASKAIDIVLLEQWIIQELWSATIFNHNSYQHFATTPRPFYFKVNYVFYLDIDPETASERIQNRSTNLSRFDRMPADQRLKELHRCNDYLFQIYKNSGCKNKFIISTQHSPALTAEHIMQHLGLV, from the coding sequence ATGGACTCTATAACCGAAATTACTTCAGGAATTAAACCTACCAGCATCCACTCTTCTTTTGTGCCCCTAAGTCACCCTGCTACCATAGTGGAACTGGCAGGTCCGCCGGGGGCTGGAAAAACAACTGTCTGCAGACATCTTTCTGGTCTTCTTAAGGAAAAAGATCTGCAGGTACTAACACTGCAGGACGTGAAGGACCATATTCAATCTCTTTCCCTATACCGTAAGCTGCTCCTGTTTACCACTACGCTTTTCTCAACAGGCCACCTTTTATTTTCTTACTCTTTATCGTTGGTCGCTCAGCGGATTTTCAGCGCCTCCTCTATTTACCGATATGTAAGACTCTCTATTTTTAACACTGCCTTACAGCAGATCATAGCTTCTAAAGCAATTGACATTGTATTGCTGGAACAATGGATCATTCAGGAACTGTGGTCTGCCACCATATTTAATCACAATTCTTACCAGCACTTTGCTACCACGCCCCGTCCGTTCTATTTCAAGGTCAACTATGTTTTCTACTTAGACATTGACCCAGAAACGGCAAGTGAGAGAATCCAGAACAGAAGCACCAACTTAAGCAGGTTTGATAGAATGCCGGCAGACCAACGGTTAAAAGAATTACACAGATGTAATGACTATCTGTTCCAGATTTACAAGAATTCAGGGTGTAAAAACAAATTCATTATTTCTACCCAGCACTCCCCTGCTTTAACCGCAGAACACATTATGCAGCACCTGGGTCTGGTTTAA
- a CDS encoding NAD-dependent epimerase translates to MKVLVTGTAGFVGFHLAKQLLLRGDEVVGIDNINDYYDPRLKFARLAESGIAEESVAWHTEVQSLKYPGYRFIRMNLEDKHELLSLCNKEEFDVIVHLAAQAGVRYSITNPDAYAQSNLVSFLNVLEAARHNRIKHLVYASSSSVYGLNETMPFSVKHAVDHPVSLYAASKKANELMAHTYSHLYRIPTSGLRFFTIYGPWGRPDMAYFLFADSILNGKPIQVFNYGKMKRDFTYIDDIVEGIINVMDKPAEPLATWDANKPDPSRSTAPYCIYNIGNNKPIELMTFIKELESCMEKKAIVEMKDIEAGDVISTWANVDDLINNFNYKPNTTIQYGLRKFTEWFKGFYPVEKVTKLHAEEVPH, encoded by the coding sequence ATGAAGGTTTTAGTTACAGGCACGGCCGGATTCGTTGGCTTTCATTTAGCGAAGCAATTGCTTTTAAGAGGCGATGAGGTAGTAGGGATTGACAACATCAATGATTACTATGACCCCAGGCTCAAGTTTGCCAGGTTAGCGGAAAGTGGCATTGCCGAGGAGTCAGTGGCCTGGCACACGGAGGTTCAAAGTTTGAAGTACCCGGGGTACCGCTTTATCCGGATGAACCTGGAAGACAAGCATGAACTGTTATCGCTCTGCAATAAAGAGGAGTTTGACGTGATTGTGCATTTAGCGGCGCAGGCCGGTGTGCGGTATTCCATTACCAACCCAGATGCCTATGCCCAGTCTAACCTGGTCAGTTTCTTGAATGTGCTAGAGGCGGCCAGGCATAATAGAATCAAGCATCTGGTCTACGCCAGCTCCTCCAGTGTCTATGGGCTGAATGAAACCATGCCTTTCTCTGTAAAGCATGCGGTAGACCACCCCGTCTCCCTATATGCCGCCAGCAAAAAGGCCAATGAACTCATGGCCCACACCTATAGCCACCTCTATAGAATACCTACCTCGGGGCTTCGCTTCTTTACCATCTATGGCCCCTGGGGAAGACCAGATATGGCGTACTTTCTCTTCGCAGACTCCATTCTCAATGGCAAGCCCATTCAGGTATTCAACTATGGCAAGATGAAAAGAGATTTCACCTACATAGATGACATTGTGGAAGGCATTATCAATGTCATGGACAAGCCCGCAGAGCCGCTTGCCACCTGGGATGCCAACAAGCCAGATCCTTCCCGGTCTACGGCGCCTTACTGTATCTACAACATAGGTAATAACAAACCCATTGAGCTCATGACCTTTATCAAGGAGTTGGAGAGCTGTATGGAGAAAAAGGCTATTGTAGAGATGAAAGACATTGAGGCGGGGGATGTCATTTCCACCTGGGCCAATGTAGATGACCTGATCAATAACTTTAACTACAAACCCAACACCACTATTCAGTACGGCCTAAGGAAATTCACCGAGTGGTTCAAGGGGTTCTACCCCGTTGAAAAAGTAACCAAGTTACATGCAGAGGAAGTGCCGCATTAA
- a CDS encoding UpxY family transcription antiterminator yields MHEKWYAVYTKPRWEKKVAASFTERLITNYCPLNRVTRQWSDRKKTVLEPLFTSYVFVRVPEKQLYDLKKTNGVLSLVNWLGKPAVIREEEIDTIREFLTCHSNVFVAGTEISLYNTVRVNEGSLTDKEGTVIAIKNKTLKVALPSLGFTMYAEVPKASVEVLQYAAADF; encoded by the coding sequence ATGCATGAGAAATGGTACGCGGTTTATACCAAGCCACGCTGGGAAAAGAAAGTGGCTGCCTCCTTCACAGAAAGGCTGATCACCAATTACTGTCCTTTAAACAGGGTCACCAGGCAGTGGAGTGACAGAAAGAAAACAGTTTTAGAACCGCTGTTCACCTCCTATGTCTTTGTGCGGGTCCCCGAAAAGCAACTCTATGACCTGAAAAAAACCAATGGGGTGCTTAGCCTGGTTAACTGGCTGGGCAAACCGGCTGTCATTAGAGAAGAAGAAATTGACACCATACGTGAGTTTCTTACCTGCCACAGCAATGTCTTTGTAGCCGGCACAGAAATTTCGCTCTACAACACGGTTAGAGTAAACGAAGGATCGCTCACAGATAAGGAAGGCACCGTTATCGCCATTAAAAACAAGACCCTGAAAGTAGCCCTTCCTTCTCTCGGCTTCACCATGTACGCCGAAGTACCAAAGGCCAGTGTGGAAGTGTTGCAGTACGCTGCCGCTGATTTTTGA
- a CDS encoding lipopolysaccharide biosynthesis protein yields MSDLLQQAPTLPIESAPLSKDKKLTERTFSGFLFLITGSGIQVTLKVGVLAVLARLVSPLEFGLVGVAVIVVDFSKMFTQMGVGPAIVQRQELENRHLTTGFTMSLGMGLLFAVGLLLSAPLVASFFKMEGLTPILRAISCIFLIDSFTLIGHALMQREMRFKTLAAIEVSSYALGFGIAGIFLAYIGWGVWALVAAHLLQAVLNVIFLVIAQPFPKKPGFEKNAFMELLSFGGGMTMARIGNFLATQGDNLIVGRMLGAAALGIYGRAYQFMVMPAGLFGNALDKSLFPAMAKVQDDKQRLGRAYLTGVSLIALVSIPLSIEFVLLAPEIVLTLLGPKWTDVILPFQVLACSLLFRMSYKMSDSLARATGAVYKRAWRQVLYAATVGIGSYIGQFWGLSGVAWGVALALVLNFLLMAHLSIKLTGIGWAEMAKVHMHGIILGLITGTASYFLVTTLRSLTDSHLLTLFLNALVIMLLAAGLIKFFPTLIISDDLKSLFGKLITNRFKK; encoded by the coding sequence ATGTCTGATCTTTTACAACAAGCGCCTACTTTACCCATTGAGAGTGCCCCCCTTTCCAAAGACAAGAAACTGACGGAGCGTACTTTTTCCGGCTTCCTGTTTCTTATTACCGGCAGCGGAATTCAGGTGACTCTTAAAGTGGGCGTGCTGGCAGTATTGGCCAGGTTGGTAAGCCCCCTGGAGTTTGGGTTGGTAGGGGTTGCCGTGATAGTGGTGGATTTCTCAAAAATGTTCACCCAGATGGGGGTAGGGCCCGCTATTGTGCAACGGCAGGAACTAGAAAACAGGCACCTGACCACCGGCTTTACCATGTCATTGGGCATGGGTCTCCTGTTTGCAGTAGGGCTCCTACTATCAGCTCCTTTGGTTGCATCTTTTTTTAAGATGGAAGGGTTGACTCCAATTTTAAGAGCCATTTCCTGCATCTTTTTGATAGACTCTTTTACCCTGATCGGGCATGCTCTCATGCAACGGGAGATGAGGTTCAAAACCCTTGCCGCCATTGAAGTTTCCTCCTATGCCCTTGGGTTTGGCATTGCCGGGATTTTCCTGGCCTACATAGGTTGGGGCGTCTGGGCCTTAGTGGCGGCGCACCTTTTACAGGCTGTTTTGAATGTTATCTTTTTGGTCATTGCCCAACCGTTTCCTAAGAAGCCAGGCTTTGAAAAGAACGCCTTCATGGAGTTACTTTCTTTTGGCGGCGGCATGACCATGGCCAGGATTGGCAACTTCTTAGCTACCCAGGGAGACAATCTGATTGTGGGCCGTATGCTGGGGGCCGCCGCCCTGGGTATTTACGGACGCGCCTACCAGTTTATGGTTATGCCGGCTGGGCTTTTTGGTAACGCCCTGGACAAATCCCTTTTCCCGGCCATGGCCAAGGTGCAGGATGACAAACAGCGGTTAGGCAGAGCGTACCTCACGGGAGTAAGTCTTATTGCACTTGTCTCTATTCCGTTGAGCATTGAGTTTGTGCTCCTGGCCCCCGAGATAGTCTTAACCCTTTTAGGCCCTAAGTGGACTGATGTCATTCTCCCTTTCCAGGTGTTGGCTTGTAGCCTGCTTTTCAGGATGAGCTATAAAATGAGTGATTCCCTGGCTAGGGCCACAGGGGCTGTCTATAAAAGGGCCTGGCGCCAGGTGCTCTACGCGGCCACGGTGGGTATTGGCTCTTATATAGGCCAATTCTGGGGCCTTTCAGGGGTAGCCTGGGGAGTGGCATTGGCCTTAGTGCTGAACTTCCTACTGATGGCCCACCTAAGTATTAAGCTTACAGGCATTGGGTGGGCAGAAATGGCCAAAGTACACATGCATGGGATCATTCTTGGCCTTATCACCGGAACCGCCAGTTACTTCCTGGTCACAACGCTTCGGTCTTTAACTGATTCCCACTTACTCACGCTTTTCTTGAACGCCTTGGTCATCATGCTGCTGGCGGCTGGTTTGATTAAGTTTTTCCCCACCTTAATTATAAGTGATGATCTTAAAAGCTTATTCGGGAAACTAATTACCAATAGGTTCAAAAAGTAA